The Actinomadura graeca nucleotide sequence AGGCAGGCACCTGCAAGATGGGCTCCGACGACGCCGCGGTGGTCGACGCGCGGCTGCGCGTCCACGGGGTGGACGGGCTGCGGGTCGCGGACGCCTCGATCATGCCCACGGTGACGACCGGCAACACCAACGCCCCCGCGATCATGATCGGGGAGAAGGCGGCCGACCTCCTCCTCGGCTAGGCGGCGTCCCACGTCCTGGGCCGCCTCGGGACGCGGGCCGCGGGGTCATGAGGCGGGTGTGAACCTGGACAGGGCGGCGGCGAGGCGGTCGGGCGCCCGCCGCCCGCGGGGCTCGGCGAGGGTGCCGAGGACCTTGATCGCGAAGCGTGCCAGGGCCGGACGGGACAGGCCGTGCCGGGTCGCCAGCCGCATGACGTGCGGGTTCTCGATGGCCTGCGCGAACGCGCGCCCGAGCGTGAAGGCGCCGCCGTGGGCGGTCTTGAGCGCCGCCGGGTACCGCTGGAAGGCGCGCTCGCGTTGCCCGGCCGTCGGCAGCTTCAGAGCCGTCTCGATCGTCTCGGCGGCCAGCCGCGCGGCCTCCAGGGCGTAGGCGATGCCCTCGCCGCTCGACGGGTTGACCATGCCGCCGGAATCCCCGGCCAGCAGCAGGCCGGGGACGTAGTGCGGCTGGCGGCTGAACCCCATGGGCAGCGCCGCGCCCCGGACGGGCGTCGTCGCGTTCTCCTCGGTCAGGCCCCACCCGGGCGGCATCGGCTCCAGCCACCGCCCGAGAAGCCGCCGGCAGTCGGCGCGGGCCGTCCGGAGGAGGGCGACACCGACGTTGCACGTGCCGTCCCCCATCCCGAAGATCCAGCCGTAGCCCGCGGGCACCGGGTCGAGCCACACCTCCAGAAGATCGTCGTCGTGGCGGGTGCTGCGGTAGTAGCGGCGGGCCGCGACGCCGATCGGCCGGTCGCGGAGGGGACGCAGTCCGAGCGCCACCGACAGCCGGGACGACGCGCCGTCCGCGGCGACGACCACCCGCGCGTGATGCTCCCGCCCCGCGGTGGTCACGCCCACGACCTGGCCCGCCCGGTTCAGCAGCGGCCCGGTGACCTTGGCGCCCTCCAGGAGCGTCGCCCCCGCCTTCACCGCCTGCCGGACCAGCAGCTCGTCGAGGTCGCGGCGGGTCCTGGTCAGGCCGAACGCCGGGAGCGGGCCGTCCGGCCAGGGGATCTCCACGCGGCGGCCCGCGCCGGCCAGGCGCAGGCCGGACGTGCGGAACCAGCCCGGATCGTCGACGTCGACCCCCAGCGCCAGCAGTTCATGGACGGCGCGCGGGGTGAGGCCGTCCCCGCAGACCTTCTCGCGGGGGAAGGTCGTCTTCTCCAAGATCAGCACGTCCAGCCCGGAACGCGCGAGATGACACGCCGCGGCGGAGCCCGCGGGTCCCGCCCCCACCACGATGACGTCCGTCATGGACCCATATTGCCCAGACGGACGGTTCCGAACCCCTGTCAGCGCAGGGCGGCCTGCCGCAAATGCCGGTTGAACCACTCGGCGGCCTGCGTGGTGACCTCCTCCAGCGCGCCCGCCTCCTCGAACAGATGGGTCGCGCCGGAGATCACGTGCAGCTCGGCGCGGCCCTCAAGCCGCCGCCTGGCCCGCTCGTTCAGCCCCAGGACCTCGGTGTCGCGCCCGCCCACGATGAGCAGGACCGGCGCCCGCACCCGTCCCAGGGAGGGGCCCGCCAGATCGGGCCGTCCGCCCCGCGACACGACGGCCGCCACGCCCGGACGCGCCGCAGCCGCCGCGAGCGCCGCAGCCGCGCCCGTGCTCGCGCCGAACAGGCCGAGCGGGAGGCCCGCGGTGCGGGGGGCGGACTCCAGACCCTCCGCCAGCCGGTCGATCGTGCCGATCAGCCGCATCGTCAGCAGCTCGATGTCGAAGCGCAGCGTCGCCGTGAGCGAGTCGAGATCGCCCTCCTGTTCGGTGAGCAGATCCAGCAGGAGCGTCCCGATGCCCGCCGCGTTCAGGCCCCCCGCCACCGCCCGGTTCCGGGGGCTGTGCCGCGAGCTCCCGCTCCCGTGGGCGAACATCACGACGCCTGTGGCCTCGTCTGGAATGACCAGGTCACCCATGAGGACGGCGTCGGCCAGTTCGATCCGGGTCATGTGTTCGGCGGCTCTGCGCTGATGTCGGCGAGGGCCGACCGCTCGTCGCGCTGGACGGCGAGATCCCCGATGGACACCATCCCGACGGGCCGGTCGCCGTCCACCACCGGCACCCGCCGCACCGCGTGCCGGCGCATCAGCGTCACCGCCGCCTCCGCGTCCTCGTCCGGGGCGACCGTGACGATGTTGGTGCTGCAGATGTCGGCGACCGCGGTGCCCGCCATGTCCCGTTCCGCGGCCACCGCGCGCACCACGATGTCGCGGTCCGTCACCAGCCCCCGCAGCCGCCCCTCGTGCACGACCAGCACGTCGCCGATCCCGTGCCGGCGCATGAGGTCCCCGACCCGCACCAGGTTCGTGTCCGGGGACACCGCCACCGGCACCGGCGTCATCACCTGATTCACCTTCTGGGCCATGAGCGCGCCTCCCCTCGGGGCCTCGCGTACCCACCGGCCGGGCGGATATGTCAGCCGGGCTGCTCGGGACCGTCCTGCTCGGCGAGGAACCGCTCGAACTGCGCGCCCAGCTCCTCCGCCGTCGGCATGTCCTGCGACTCCGCAAGCAGGCTGTCGCGCTCCGCGGCGCCCGCGAACGCGTCGTACTGCTGCTCCAGCGCCCGGACGACCTTCTCGACCTCGTCGTTCCCGTCCACCTGCTCGGCGATGTCGGCGTCGGTGCGGGCGGCCGCCTCGCGGAGCCGCTCGTCCGGCAGCTCCAGGCCCGTGGCGTCCACGATCGCCTCCAGCGCCGCCACCGCCGCCGCCGGATACGCCGACTGCGCGAGATAGTGCGGGACGTGCACCGCCAGGCCCAGCGCGTCGTGCCCCGCCTCACCGAGCCGCAGCTCCAGCAGCCCCGCCGCGCTCCCCGGCACCTGCACCTTGTCGAACCACGAGTTGCGCGTGACCAGCTCCGGCCGCGTGGCATGCGAGGTCATCCCCACCGGCCGCGTGTGCGGCACCCCCATCGGGATGCCGTGGAACCCGACGACCAGGCCCACCCCGAGCCGCTCCACCAGATGAAGCACGGACGCCGTGAACCCCTCCCAGAGCCGGTCCGGCTCCGGCCCCGACAGGAACAGGAACGGACTCGCCGCCTCGTCCCGCACCAGCCGCACCACCAGCTCCGGCGCCTCATAGGACGCCCAATGATCCCGGTCGAACGTCATGCTCGGACGCCGCGCCCGGTAATCGATCAGCGAGTCGACGTCGAAGCGGGCGACCACACGATGCTCCAGCGCCTCAAGGAGATGCTCACGGACGAGCTGCCCCGTGGATCCCGCATCGACGAAACCGTCGAGGCTGTGCAGCAACACCGGACCGGTCATCTCCGGCAGATCGGTGTCCAGCTCGTACAGATCCTCAGGGTTAAGCAACGGTTCCCCCACATCAATTCAAGTCAGTGTTGTCGACTTTACCGGCGCTGGCATTTGTTGGGGGGCGACCCCCGAACCCCCCGGCTGCGCGGCACGGGTCTCCTCCACTGCGCTCGCTGCACTCGCTTCGTTGCGGGGACGCGCCGCGCCGGGGATACCCGCTCCGCTCGCTTGCGCTCGCTCTGCGTGCCTCCCCGAAACCGGCGGCTGAGGCTCACCCTGCCGGGGTGCGGCTCAACTTGCCGGGGGCGGGGGACGCGGCGCGCCGGGTATGCCCTCCGCTCGCTGCGCTCGCTCCGCGTGTCTTTTCCGTAACCGTCGGGTGAGGTGCAACCTGTCGGGATTGGGGGCGGGGCTTTCGTGTTGGGGTGAGTCAGGGCTGGGCCAGGACGGGGATGGAGAGGAGGATCAGGCTGACGGCGATCAGGAGGGGGGCGGTGGATCTGCCGGAGTCGGCGCCGGGGACGGCCGCCGGCGGACGGCGGACCAGGGTCCTGAGGAACCAGGCGAACAGGAGCAGCGCGGCGACGTCCATCACCACGGCGAGCCAGGTCACAGCACCATCCCCCTTTGTCGTGACCACATTAGGCCGGCGGCGGGCGCCCGTCCGGGAACCGCGGCCAGGGGTGTCGCGGCCACGCGGCAGAATCGGATTCGGCATTGCGAGAGGGGCTTTCATGACCGCCGACCGCCCGTACGACATCGTCCTGTTCGGTGCCACCGGCTTCACCGGGGCGCTGACCGCCGAGTACCTCGCCGGGCACGCCGGGGCCGGGACGCGGTGGGCGCTGGCCGGGCGCGACCAGGCCAGGCTCGCGGAGGTCCGCGACCGGACGGCCGCCGTGGATCCCGCGTGCGCCGGGTTGCGGCTGCTGCACGCCGACACCGCCGACCCGTCCTCGATCGAGGAGCTGGCGCGGACGGCACGGGTCGTCATCAGCACGGTCGGCCCGTACGCGCGGCATGGGGAACCGCTCGTGGCGGCCTGCGCGCGCGCCGGGACGGACTACGTCGACCTCACGGGCGAGCCCGCCTTCATCGACCGGATGTACGTCCGGTACCACGAGGAGGCCGTCCGCAGCGGGGCGCGGATCGTCCACGCCTGCGGGTTCGACTCGATCCCGGCCGATCTCGGCGTCTACTTCACCGTCAAGCAGCTGCCCGAGGACGTGCCCCTGGACGTGGAGGGGTTCCTGCGCGTGCACGGCGACATCTCCGGCGGGACGCTGCACTCGGTCATCGGCATCGTCACGGACGTGCCCGGGATGATGGGCGCCGAGCGGGAGCGCCGGAAGGCGGAGGGACGGCCCGAGGGGCGGCGGGTGCGCATCTCGCGGAGGCCCGCGCCGCGGACCCGCGTCGGGGACGGCTGGACGCTGCCGCTGCCCGCCATCGACCCGCAGATCGTGGCCCGCTCGGCGGCCGCGCTCGACCGGTACGGCCCGGACTTCGCCTACGGGCACTATGTCGCCGTCCGGCGGCTGGCCAGCGCGGTGGGGCTGACGGCGGGCGCGGGCGCGCTGCTCGCCCTGGCGCAGCTGCCGCCGGTCCGGCCGCTGCTGCTGCGGGTCCGCGCGCCCGGCGAGGGGCCGTCCGCGGAGCGGCGCGCCCGGAACTGGTTCAGCCTGACGTTCGTCGGGGAGGGCGGCGGCAGGCGGGTCGTCACCGAGGTCGCGGGCGGCGACCCCGGCTACACCGAGACGGCCAGGATGCTCGGCGAGTCGGCGCTGTGCCTTGCCCACGACGACCTGCCGGAGACGGCCGGGCAGGTGACGACGGCCACCGCGATGGGCGACGCGCTCATCGACCGGCTCGTCAAGGCGGGGCTCGCCTTCCGCGTGCGCGACGCGGGCTGACGTCAGATCGCCTTGCCGGGGTTCAGCAGCCCGTCCGGGTCGAGGGCCTCCTTGATCCGCCGGTGGACGGCCAGGGTGTCGGGTCCGAGTTCGCCGTCCAGCCACGGCCGCTTCAGCACGCCGACGCCGTGCTCGCCGGTCAGCGTGCCGCCCAGCTCGATCGCGGCGGAGAAGACCTCGTCCGCCGCGGCCTGGACGGGCGGCGGGGGTCCGGCGCGTCCCCGCTCGAACACGAACAGCGGATGCAGGTTGCCGTCGCCCGCGTGCGCGACCGTCAGGATCCGCACGCCGTGCCGTTCCGCCGCCCGCTCGATCCGCTCGATCATCTCCGGGAGCCGGGAACGGGGCACGCACACGTCCTCGACCAGGCAGTTCCCGAGGCGTTCGGCGGCGGGGTAGGCGAGGCGCCGGATGTCCAGCAGCGCGGCGGACTCCGTCTCGTCGGTGGAGGCCGCCGCGAAGTCCGCGCCGGCCTCCTCGCACCATCGCAGCAGCTCCCCGGCCGGGCATTCGGGTCCGTCGGTCTGGGCGAGGACCACGGCGGCGGTGCCGGTGTCCAGGTCGATGCCGCGCCACTCGTCGATGGCCCGCAGCGTCGCCCGGTCGATCAGCTCCAGCAGGCTGGGCCGCAGCCCCGCGCCCATGATCAGGGACGCGGCGCGCCCGGCGGCGGCGAGCGTCCCGAACGTGGCGAGGACGGTCGACGGCGGCTCGGCGGGCGCCGGGCGCAGCCGCACGGTCGCCGACGTGATCACCCCGAGCGTCCCCTCCGATCCGACGAACAGGCCGGTGAGGTCGTAGCCGGTGACGCCCTTGACCGTCCTGCCGCCGGTGCGCACGACCTGCCCGCCGGCGAGGACGACCTCCAGCCCGAGCGCGGAGTCGCGGGTGACGCCGTACTTCACGCAGCGCAGCCCGCCCGCGTTCGTCGCGAGGTTCCCCCCGATCGTGGAGATCTCGTGGCTGGACGGGTCGGGCGCGTACATCAGCCCGTGCTCGCGCGCGGCCCGGTCGAGGTCGGCGGTGATGACGCCCGGCTCGACCACGGCGAGGTGGTCCTGCGGGACGATCTCGCGTATCGCGGTCATCTTCGCCAGCGACAGCACCAGGCACCCGTCCACGGCGGTGGCGCCTCCGGCGAGGCCGGTCCCGCCGCCGCGCGGGACCACCGGGACCCGCTGCTCGGACGCCCACACCATCGCGGTGACCACCTCGGCCGTGTCGCGGGCGAGGACGACGGCGGCCGGGGCGCCGGGAGGGGCGTAGGTCTGGTCGCGCGTGTAGGCGTCCATCGCGCCGGGGTCGGTGATGACGCGTCCCGGCGGGAGCAGCGCGCCCAGCTTCGCGACGTCCGGCCCGCCCGCGCTCACCCCGCGCACCGGTTGCGCAGCACGCCGAGGCCCTCGATCTCCGTCTCCACGAGGTCGCCGGGACGCAGCCGGACCGGCGGGACGCGGCTGTCGCCGATGCCCGAGGGCGTCCCGGTGAGGATCACGTCGCCCGGGTCGAGCGTCACGATCCCGCTGATGTAGGAGACGATCTCCTCGGGCGGGAACAGCATGTCCGACGTCCGGCCGCGCTGCATGACCTCGCCGCCCACCGTGCAGGTGATCTCCAGGTCGGCGGCGTCGCCGACCTCGTCGCCGGTGACGAGGGCGGGGCCGAGCGGGGTGGTGGAGTCGAACGTCTTGCCCTGGAGCCACTGCGTGGTCCTGCCCTGGAAGTCGCGGGCGCTGACGTCGTTGGCGACGGTGTATCCGGCGATGGCGGCGCGGGCCCCGGCGCCGCGGGCGCGGGTGACGGTCCGGCCGATGACGACGGCGAGCTCGGCCTCCCAGTCCATCGCGGTGGACGCGGCGGGCAGCACGACGGGGTCGGACGCGCCGATCAGCGCGCGGGCGAACTTGGCGAACAGCGTCGGGTGCTCGGGTGTGTCGTGGCCGGTCTCGGCGATGTGCCGCTTGTAGTTGAGGCCCACGCAGATGATCTTGCTGGGGCGGGGCACCGCCGGCGCGAGGTCGAGCCCGGTGAGTGGAACGGTCCGTCCGGTGGTGGCGGCGGCCCGGTCCCGCCAGCCGGCGTCCGCGGCGAGCAGGGCGCCCACGTCCGGCGCGTCCAGCGGGGTGACGTCGGCGCCGTCGAGCCGCCCGGCGCGGGTGCCGTCCCCGGTGCGGTAGGTCAGGAGTCGCATGGGTGCTCTCTCGCTCGTCCCCGCCGGTCAGCGGCAGGGGGTGTACGGCTTGTCGCCCAGGGCGTAG carries:
- a CDS encoding geranylgeranyl reductase family protein, translating into MTDVIVVGAGPAGSAAACHLARSGLDVLILEKTTFPREKVCGDGLTPRAVHELLALGVDVDDPGWFRTSGLRLAGAGRRVEIPWPDGPLPAFGLTRTRRDLDELLVRQAVKAGATLLEGAKVTGPLLNRAGQVVGVTTAGREHHARVVVAADGASSRLSVALGLRPLRDRPIGVAARRYYRSTRHDDDLLEVWLDPVPAGYGWIFGMGDGTCNVGVALLRTARADCRRLLGRWLEPMPPGWGLTEENATTPVRGAALPMGFSRQPHYVPGLLLAGDSGGMVNPSSGEGIAYALEAARLAAETIETALKLPTAGQRERAFQRYPAALKTAHGGAFTLGRAFAQAIENPHVMRLATRHGLSRPALARFAIKVLGTLAEPRGRRAPDRLAAALSRFTPAS
- a CDS encoding dienelactone hydrolase family protein, encoding MTRIELADAVLMGDLVIPDEATGVVMFAHGSGSSRHSPRNRAVAGGLNAAGIGTLLLDLLTEQEGDLDSLTATLRFDIELLTMRLIGTIDRLAEGLESAPRTAGLPLGLFGASTGAAAALAAAAARPGVAAVVSRGGRPDLAGPSLGRVRAPVLLIVGGRDTEVLGLNERARRRLEGRAELHVISGATHLFEEAGALEEVTTQAAEWFNRHLRQAALR
- a CDS encoding CBS domain-containing protein, with amino-acid sequence MAQKVNQVMTPVPVAVSPDTNLVRVGDLMRRHGIGDVLVVHEGRLRGLVTDRDIVVRAVAAERDMAGTAVADICSTNIVTVAPDEDAEAAVTLMRRHAVRRVPVVDGDRPVGMVSIGDLAVQRDERSALADISAEPPNT
- a CDS encoding PAC2 family protein translates to MLNPEDLYELDTDLPEMTGPVLLHSLDGFVDAGSTGQLVREHLLEALEHRVVARFDVDSLIDYRARRPSMTFDRDHWASYEAPELVVRLVRDEAASPFLFLSGPEPDRLWEGFTASVLHLVERLGVGLVVGFHGIPMGVPHTRPVGMTSHATRPELVTRNSWFDKVQVPGSAAGLLELRLGEAGHDALGLAVHVPHYLAQSAYPAAAVAALEAIVDATGLELPDERLREAAARTDADIAEQVDGNDEVEKVVRALEQQYDAFAGAAERDSLLAESQDMPTAEELGAQFERFLAEQDGPEQPG
- a CDS encoding saccharopine dehydrogenase family protein, whose product is MTADRPYDIVLFGATGFTGALTAEYLAGHAGAGTRWALAGRDQARLAEVRDRTAAVDPACAGLRLLHADTADPSSIEELARTARVVISTVGPYARHGEPLVAACARAGTDYVDLTGEPAFIDRMYVRYHEEAVRSGARIVHACGFDSIPADLGVYFTVKQLPEDVPLDVEGFLRVHGDISGGTLHSVIGIVTDVPGMMGAERERRKAEGRPEGRRVRISRRPAPRTRVGDGWTLPLPAIDPQIVARSAAALDRYGPDFAYGHYVAVRRLASAVGLTAGAGALLALAQLPPVRPLLLRVRAPGEGPSAERRARNWFSLTFVGEGGGRRVVTEVAGGDPGYTETARMLGESALCLAHDDLPETAGQVTTATAMGDALIDRLVKAGLAFRVRDAG
- a CDS encoding FAD-binding oxidoreductase; amino-acid sequence: MDAYTRDQTYAPPGAPAAVVLARDTAEVVTAMVWASEQRVPVVPRGGGTGLAGGATAVDGCLVLSLAKMTAIREIVPQDHLAVVEPGVITADLDRAAREHGLMYAPDPSSHEISTIGGNLATNAGGLRCVKYGVTRDSALGLEVVLAGGQVVRTGGRTVKGVTGYDLTGLFVGSEGTLGVITSATVRLRPAPAEPPSTVLATFGTLAAAGRAASLIMGAGLRPSLLELIDRATLRAIDEWRGIDLDTGTAAVVLAQTDGPECPAGELLRWCEEAGADFAAASTDETESAALLDIRRLAYPAAERLGNCLVEDVCVPRSRLPEMIERIERAAERHGVRILTVAHAGDGNLHPLFVFERGRAGPPPPVQAAADEVFSAAIELGGTLTGEHGVGVLKRPWLDGELGPDTLAVHRRIKEALDPDGLLNPGKAI
- a CDS encoding fumarylacetoacetate hydrolase family protein produces the protein MRLLTYRTGDGTRAGRLDGADVTPLDAPDVGALLAADAGWRDRAAATTGRTVPLTGLDLAPAVPRPSKIICVGLNYKRHIAETGHDTPEHPTLFAKFARALIGASDPVVLPAASTAMDWEAELAVVIGRTVTRARGAGARAAIAGYTVANDVSARDFQGRTTQWLQGKTFDSTTPLGPALVTGDEVGDAADLEITCTVGGEVMQRGRTSDMLFPPEEIVSYISGIVTLDPGDVILTGTPSGIGDSRVPPVRLRPGDLVETEIEGLGVLRNRCAG